A region from the uncultured Macellibacteroides sp. genome encodes:
- a CDS encoding F0F1 ATP synthase subunit C, with translation MDNVSIIAVVSIITAGLSTSIGCMFPALSEGKAVSTALKSIAQQPDAASTITRTLFVGLAMIESIAIYCFVVSMILIFANPFWTHIIAK, from the coding sequence ATGGATAATGTATCTATAATCGCAGTGGTATCAATTATAACTGCAGGTCTTTCGACAAGCATCGGGTGTATGTTTCCGGCATTAAGCGAAGGAAAGGCTGTTTCAACAGCTTTAAAATCAATCGCTCAGCAACCAGACGCGGCATCAACCATTACAAGAACTTTATTTGTGGGGCTTGCAATGATAGAATCAATTGCAATATATTGTTTCGTTGTTTCAATGATTCTTATTTTTGCCAACCCATTCTGGACGCATATTATTGCAAAATAA
- a CDS encoding F0F1 ATP synthase subunit epsilon, giving the protein MDLKILLPYKIYADIKNVDRIVAETNEGFFGLLPQRLDCVASLVPGIFMYETDKGEIHYIAIDEGILVKAGTEVLVSVRNAIGGTDIGQLHNSIKKEYVKLDDNERSVRSVMAKIESEIIYNLQKFNKR; this is encoded by the coding sequence ATGGACTTAAAAATTCTTCTTCCATATAAGATCTACGCTGATATTAAAAACGTAGACCGGATTGTTGCCGAGACGAACGAAGGGTTCTTTGGCTTGTTACCTCAACGACTTGACTGTGTTGCGTCGTTGGTTCCAGGCATTTTTATGTATGAAACTGACAAGGGGGAAATTCATTATATAGCGATAGATGAAGGTATTCTTGTTAAAGCAGGAACGGAAGTATTGGTGTCGGTACGAAACGCCATCGGAGGAACAGATATTGGACAACTACATAATTCGATAAAAAAAGAATACGTAAAGCTGGACGACAACGAAAGATCCGTCCGATCGGTAATGGCAAAGATAGAAAGCGAAATAATCTATAACCTGCAAAAATTCAATAAGAGATGA
- a CDS encoding AtpZ/AtpI family protein: protein MKIDPQHKKKTNPFDEQLGKKIQRKQKALHNNKKSIWFGLGMIGVVGWSITVPTVLGATLGIWLDKNYPASFSWTLSFLIVGLFLGCIIAWNWVAKEDKEIHENKNEKDE from the coding sequence ATGAAAATAGACCCACAGCATAAGAAAAAAACAAATCCGTTTGACGAGCAACTCGGAAAAAAAATTCAACGCAAACAAAAGGCGCTGCATAATAACAAAAAGAGCATTTGGTTTGGCCTTGGCATGATCGGGGTTGTGGGTTGGTCCATTACAGTTCCTACAGTACTAGGGGCAACGTTAGGAATCTGGCTTGACAAGAACTATCCGGCATCTTTTTCATGGACACTTAGCTTTTTAATAGTGGGCTTATTTCTGGGATGCATTATTGCGTGGAATTGGGTGGCAAAGGAAGATAAAGAAATACACGAAAATAAAAACGAAAAAGATGAATGA
- a CDS encoding ADP-ribosylglycohydrolase family protein, translating to MLGAIAGDIVGSRFEYKNHKSTDFELFEKGCDYTDDTICTVAVADWLLKRKYAPTGLEIVMQKWCRRFPYPTGAYGTSFFQWIWDESPEPYYSFGNGSAMRVSPVGWVFTTLNETLNMATESAHITHNHPEGIKGAQAVAAAIYLARTGRTKEEIKHYTQASFGYDLNHTCCQIRSDYQFNETCQHTVPEAIIAFLESTGYENAIRLAVSLGGDSDTLACITGGIAEAFYGLPNEIKSKTLSFLPEKLKLTVKAFYEEFIQPKLV from the coding sequence ATGTTAGGCGCCATTGCAGGAGACATAGTTGGGTCGCGGTTCGAATATAAAAATCATAAAAGCACAGATTTTGAATTATTTGAGAAAGGATGCGATTACACAGACGACACAATTTGTACGGTAGCCGTAGCGGATTGGCTTCTGAAAAGAAAATATGCGCCAACAGGACTGGAGATTGTTATGCAGAAATGGTGCCGCAGGTTTCCCTACCCAACCGGGGCATACGGAACAAGCTTCTTTCAATGGATTTGGGATGAATCACCGGAACCTTATTACAGTTTCGGAAATGGTTCGGCAATGCGCGTGTCGCCAGTGGGATGGGTTTTTACAACGTTGAATGAAACATTGAATATGGCAACCGAATCTGCTCACATTACACACAATCACCCCGAAGGAATAAAAGGAGCCCAAGCTGTTGCCGCTGCTATTTATCTTGCCAGAACCGGACGAACTAAAGAAGAAATAAAGCATTATACCCAAGCTTCCTTCGGATACGATTTGAATCATACTTGCTGTCAGATACGCTCAGACTATCAATTTAATGAAACCTGCCAGCATACTGTTCCCGAAGCTATTATCGCTTTTTTGGAAAGCACTGGCTACGAAAACGCCATTCGTTTGGCTGTATCATTGGGCGGAGATTCTGATACCCTGGCTTGTATTACCGGCGGAATTGCCGAAGCTTTTTACGGCCTCCCAAACGAAATTAAATCAAAAACACTAAGTTTTCTGCCTGAAAAATTAAAGTTAACAGTGAAGGCCTTTTATGAGGAATTTATACAACCGAAGTTGGTGTAG
- a CDS encoding RagB/SusD family nutrient uptake outer membrane protein encodes MKKVLYGILSLAFLFACDMEELPKAEITSDPVFGTETGLQMYTNSFYEVFPTTTSRYTISNYIAVNQVIKYLTSNGFSPEESSGWNWGTLRNINYFIVNCTDEAVPVATRNNYLGVARFFRAYFYFDMMKRFGDLPWINHPLDVNDPLLHSVRDSRSLIADSIKADLDFAIANIKTSKDASCSTITSSVAAAMKSRVCLWEGTFRKYHAEAGLQSSANQWLQEAADAAQIVMNAGYSIYTGSGVYNSYRNLFISKSPVSAEVLYAVTFDSSLGVVHSSNRQWTSVTFGVCPSLVRPFVNTYLMLDGTSFTDQSDYATKSFTEECVNRDTRLAQTVRTPGFTRVTGGTTVKTPPNYAYAITGYQTSKFTLDDTQYDNVDICDNNVILFRYAEVLLNYAEAKAELGTLTDSDWSKTIGALRARAGITGGLNSKPIKLDTYLQSQFFPGISNPEILEIRRERSIELSFEGFEWSDVCRWKVGSSLTKDWEGIYIPEFEVPYDMNGDGILDVCFTKSLNPANKVSGVYYLYVGELLANGAKNNTQIAIDGHTLVYMKDQKRTWDDKLYFYPIPATDLVMNPNLGQNSGW; translated from the coding sequence ATGAAAAAAGTACTATATGGAATTTTATCACTTGCGTTCTTGTTTGCATGTGATATGGAAGAACTACCAAAGGCTGAGATTACGTCAGATCCCGTCTTTGGAACAGAAACAGGCTTGCAGATGTATACCAACTCATTTTACGAGGTGTTTCCTACAACAACATCGCGGTATACAATATCTAACTATATTGCGGTGAATCAGGTTATAAAATATCTTACATCAAACGGATTTAGCCCAGAAGAGAGCAGTGGTTGGAACTGGGGGACTTTGCGCAATATTAATTATTTTATTGTTAATTGTACGGACGAAGCAGTTCCTGTAGCGACACGAAATAATTATCTGGGAGTGGCCCGGTTTTTTCGTGCTTATTTCTATTTTGACATGATGAAAAGATTTGGAGATTTACCCTGGATTAACCATCCTTTGGATGTAAATGATCCCCTATTGCATTCAGTGCGTGATTCCCGTTCGCTTATAGCCGACTCCATAAAAGCTGATCTCGATTTTGCCATAGCAAATATTAAGACATCTAAAGATGCTTCTTGTTCTACAATTACAAGTAGCGTAGCTGCAGCAATGAAATCACGGGTATGTTTGTGGGAAGGAACTTTCAGAAAATACCATGCAGAGGCTGGTTTGCAATCTTCTGCCAATCAGTGGCTGCAAGAAGCTGCTGATGCCGCTCAGATTGTCATGAATGCAGGCTATTCGATCTATACAGGTTCGGGAGTATACAATTCGTATCGTAATCTTTTTATTAGTAAGTCTCCTGTATCGGCCGAAGTTCTTTATGCAGTTACATTTGATAGCAGTCTGGGTGTTGTTCACTCCAGTAACCGTCAGTGGACATCCGTAACTTTTGGCGTATGTCCAAGTTTGGTTCGTCCTTTTGTCAACACTTATCTGATGTTAGATGGAACGTCATTTACTGATCAATCGGATTATGCCACCAAGTCATTCACCGAAGAGTGTGTTAATAGAGATACACGTTTGGCTCAAACTGTTCGCACTCCTGGATTTACCCGTGTTACGGGAGGAACTACCGTTAAAACGCCACCTAATTATGCATATGCAATTACCGGATATCAAACTAGCAAGTTTACGTTGGACGACACTCAGTATGACAATGTAGATATCTGCGACAATAATGTGATATTATTTCGATACGCTGAAGTGTTGCTAAATTATGCTGAAGCAAAAGCTGAATTAGGAACTTTAACCGATTCCGACTGGAGTAAAACAATAGGAGCATTGCGTGCTCGTGCTGGTATTACTGGAGGCTTGAATTCGAAACCTATAAAGTTGGATACTTATTTGCAGAGCCAGTTCTTCCCTGGTATTTCAAATCCTGAAATTCTTGAAATCCGACGTGAAAGAAGCATTGAACTTTCTTTCGAAGGGTTTGAATGGTCGGATGTATGTCGTTGGAAAGTTGGTAGTTCATTGACTAAAGATTGGGAAGGAATTTATATTCCAGAATTTGAGGTCCCATATGATATGAATGGTGATGGAATTTTAGACGTTTGTTTTACCAAAAGTCTTAATCCCGCAAATAAAGTATCGGGCGTTTATTATTTGTATGTTGGTGAACTACTTGCCAATGGTGCAAAAAATAATACGCAGATTGCAATTGATGGACATACTTTGGTGTATATGAAAGACCAGAAACGGACTTGGGACGATAAGTTATATTTCTATCCGATTCCGGCAACTGATTTGGTTATGAATCCAAATCTTGGACAAAATTCAGGATGGTAA
- the atpD gene encoding F0F1 ATP synthase subunit beta, with the protein MNAISKTKQTSFNTGKVISVRGSVVDVWFDTNLPSIYKLLHTGDKNEIAIEVLIQLDAHRVRGIALTPTQGLARGMAVQSDGKELTVPVGKKIMGRMFDVFGNTIDHGKPLSSDVKWRNIHQPPPPLNRLSTKSEIFLTGIKAIDVLIPLERGGKAGLFGGAGVGKTVLLTEMIHNMVGHNKGVSMFCGIGERCREGHELYHDMKDAGVMDNMVMMFGQMNEPSGARFRVGHAALTMAEYFRDDEHRDVLLLIDNIYRFIQAGMEVSGLMGQMPSRLGYQPTMGTELSNLEERIANTDAGSITSIQAVYVPADDFTDPAAVHTFSHLSASIVLSRSKASEGLFPAIDLLKSNSKMATPGIIGERHYNIAQEMRHTLAQYEGLKDIIAMLGLEQLSVNDRNLVNQARRLERFLTQPFFSTEQFSVMKGKEVSLDEALDGCDRILSDEFKDFPESAFYMTGTIDDVIKKKSDGLKNSSSI; encoded by the coding sequence ATGAATGCAATTTCCAAAACAAAACAAACTTCTTTCAATACTGGCAAGGTTATTTCTGTCAGGGGAAGCGTTGTTGATGTTTGGTTTGATACAAATTTGCCCTCCATTTATAAATTACTGCACACTGGCGATAAGAATGAAATAGCCATTGAAGTATTGATTCAACTCGATGCTCACCGTGTAAGAGGTATTGCATTAACTCCTACCCAGGGATTAGCACGCGGAATGGCTGTTCAATCAGATGGGAAAGAACTAACGGTGCCCGTTGGAAAGAAAATCATGGGACGGATGTTTGATGTATTTGGTAATACGATTGACCATGGTAAACCTTTATCATCCGATGTTAAGTGGCGAAATATCCATCAACCTCCTCCACCTTTAAACAGACTATCAACAAAATCAGAAATTTTTCTTACCGGGATTAAAGCTATTGATGTACTGATACCTTTGGAACGGGGAGGAAAGGCCGGGTTATTTGGTGGAGCTGGTGTAGGTAAAACTGTTTTGCTTACCGAAATGATACACAATATGGTGGGGCACAACAAAGGTGTTAGCATGTTTTGTGGTATTGGAGAACGTTGCCGCGAGGGTCATGAACTTTATCACGATATGAAAGATGCTGGTGTAATGGACAACATGGTGATGATGTTTGGTCAAATGAATGAACCATCGGGTGCACGCTTTCGTGTCGGACATGCGGCATTGACTATGGCTGAATATTTTCGCGACGATGAGCATCGGGATGTTTTATTGCTCATCGACAATATTTACCGCTTTATTCAGGCAGGGATGGAGGTATCGGGGTTAATGGGACAAATGCCTTCCCGACTAGGTTATCAACCTACAATGGGGACAGAGTTATCTAACCTGGAGGAACGAATTGCGAATACGGACGCCGGTTCAATAACTTCTATTCAGGCAGTTTATGTCCCTGCAGACGATTTTACCGACCCGGCAGCTGTTCATACGTTTTCTCATCTTTCTGCATCTATTGTTCTTTCGAGAAGTAAAGCAAGCGAAGGTCTTTTTCCCGCAATCGATTTACTTAAATCAAATTCCAAAATGGCTACCCCCGGTATTATTGGTGAAAGACATTATAATATTGCACAGGAAATGCGGCATACGCTTGCCCAATACGAAGGTCTCAAAGACATTATAGCTATGCTTGGTTTGGAACAATTATCGGTAAACGACCGCAACTTAGTAAACCAGGCCAGACGTTTGGAAAGATTTCTTACCCAACCTTTCTTCTCTACCGAACAGTTCAGTGTAATGAAAGGAAAAGAAGTTAGTTTGGATGAAGCACTTGATGGATGCGATCGTATACTTTCCGATGAGTTTAAAGACTTTCCGGAGAGCGCTTTTTATATGACAGGGACAATAGATGACGTAATAAAAAAAAAGAGCGATGGACTTAAAAATTCTTCTTCCATATAA
- a CDS encoding iron-containing alcohol dehydrogenase — translation MNNFSFQNPTRLIFGEGMIASLSKEIPAGKRIMVTFGGGSVKSNGVYDQVIKALEGRDITEFWGIESNPTIETLRKAIALGKEKKIDFLLAVGGGSVIDGTKLIASGLLYDGDAWDIVKKGFYPESVPLGTVLTLPATGSEMNSGAVISRKETHEKYPFYNNYPVFSVLDPKVTFTLPDFQIACGIADTFVHVLEQYMTTPGQSRLMDRWAEGILTSLIEIAPKIKANKTNYELMSDFMLCATMALNGFISMGVTNDWATHMIGHELTALHGLTHGATLVIVLPATLRVLAEKKQGKILQYGERIWGITTGTTEERVALAIKKTEEFFRSLGLHTRLSEENIGDDTIDEITRRFTERNVAYGEDRDVTATVAREILMSCK, via the coding sequence ATGAATAATTTTAGTTTTCAGAATCCAACACGTCTGATCTTTGGTGAAGGCATGATAGCCAGCTTGTCTAAAGAAATTCCTGCGGGTAAAAGGATTATGGTTACATTTGGCGGAGGCAGCGTAAAGAGTAACGGTGTTTATGATCAAGTTATAAAGGCTTTGGAAGGCCGTGATATAACTGAATTTTGGGGAATAGAATCGAATCCAACTATTGAAACTCTCCGTAAAGCAATTGCGCTGGGGAAAGAGAAAAAGATTGATTTTCTCCTTGCCGTTGGCGGAGGTTCAGTTATCGACGGAACCAAACTGATAGCTTCAGGTTTGCTGTATGACGGTGACGCCTGGGATATTGTAAAAAAGGGTTTTTATCCGGAGTCGGTTCCACTTGGGACTGTATTGACCCTTCCTGCTACTGGTTCCGAAATGAATAGTGGCGCGGTTATATCCAGAAAAGAAACGCATGAGAAATATCCTTTCTATAATAACTATCCGGTGTTCTCTGTTTTGGATCCAAAGGTCACATTTACATTGCCCGATTTTCAAATAGCCTGTGGAATTGCCGACACGTTTGTACATGTTTTGGAGCAGTATATGACTACACCCGGACAATCACGATTAATGGACCGATGGGCAGAGGGAATTTTAACTTCGCTTATTGAAATTGCACCCAAGATCAAAGCAAACAAAACGAATTACGAACTGATGTCGGATTTTATGCTGTGCGCTACCATGGCGTTGAATGGATTTATCTCTATGGGGGTTACGAACGACTGGGCTACCCATATGATTGGTCATGAACTTACGGCTTTGCATGGTCTGACACATGGAGCCACGTTGGTAATTGTTCTTCCTGCGACACTACGGGTGCTGGCAGAAAAAAAGCAGGGAAAGATTCTGCAGTATGGCGAGCGTATCTGGGGCATTACCACTGGAACAACCGAAGAGAGAGTAGCCCTTGCAATCAAAAAAACGGAAGAGTTCTTTCGGAGTCTGGGCCTTCATACCCGTCTTAGTGAAGAAAATATCGGCGATGATACGATTGATGAAATTACGCGTCGCTTTACTGAACGCAATGTTGCTTATGGAGAAGATCGTGACGTTACAGCCACTGTTGCTCGTGAAATTTTGATGAGCTGCAAGTAA
- a CDS encoding alternate F1F0 ATPase, F1 subunit alpha produces MSVNKFTETINGTFDRLGKQRENHTLSFLPREVGAVVSISAGIVKVSGLPGAGYAELLKFPHGIYGIAYNIDENEIGVILLGEDSLLNAGDEVERTGRVMDIPVGNSLIGRVINPLGEPLDDKNPVVSSQRLPIERPAHSIMDRDTVTVPLQTGLKVIDALIPIGRGQRELILGDRQTGKTAIAVDTILNQQDKNVICIYCAIGQRASSVAKVIANLEEKGAMKYTIVVATEGSNVPGLIYIAPYAATSIAEYFMELGRDVLIVYDDLTHHARAYRELSLLLRRPPGREAFPGDIFYIHSRLLERATHLNKELKGGSLTALPIIETEAQNISAYIPTNLISITDGQIYLSPRLFELGILPAIDVGKSVSRVGGKAQLPVYYSLTGNLKLAYAQFEELETFSRFGTRLDENTRKIIEHGKRIRVCLKQNELHPMPVYEQIMVLLALSEGFFDSIPIDNMQEAEETLLKDCKKLPAEILKVMLLDKNLSDKDHETIMKIARSALASYQEKSESNETEQ; encoded by the coding sequence ATGTCTGTCAACAAATTTACTGAAACAATAAATGGCACATTCGATCGATTAGGCAAACAAAGAGAAAATCACACTCTCTCTTTTTTGCCTCGCGAAGTTGGTGCTGTAGTAAGCATATCGGCAGGCATTGTTAAAGTTTCGGGCCTTCCTGGCGCAGGTTATGCAGAATTACTAAAGTTCCCACACGGTATATATGGAATCGCTTACAATATAGATGAAAATGAAATAGGTGTGATCTTGTTGGGTGAAGATTCGCTTTTGAATGCGGGCGATGAAGTAGAACGTACAGGTCGTGTAATGGATATCCCGGTCGGTAACTCACTAATTGGAAGGGTTATCAATCCTTTGGGAGAACCATTGGATGACAAAAATCCGGTTGTTTCCAGTCAACGGTTGCCCATCGAACGTCCGGCCCATTCTATTATGGATCGGGATACGGTAACTGTACCTTTGCAAACAGGGTTAAAGGTTATTGATGCGCTAATTCCAATTGGCAGAGGACAGCGCGAATTGATTCTGGGAGATCGCCAGACCGGTAAGACTGCTATCGCAGTAGACACCATTCTCAATCAACAGGATAAAAATGTAATCTGTATTTATTGCGCCATCGGGCAGAGGGCATCATCTGTTGCAAAAGTAATAGCTAACCTCGAAGAAAAAGGTGCTATGAAGTATACTATTGTAGTTGCAACCGAAGGGAGCAACGTTCCTGGATTAATTTACATTGCACCTTATGCCGCCACCAGCATAGCTGAATATTTTATGGAACTAGGCCGTGATGTACTGATTGTGTATGACGATCTCACTCATCATGCGCGTGCCTACCGGGAACTTTCTCTTTTACTGAGAAGACCTCCGGGCAGGGAAGCATTTCCCGGTGATATATTTTATATTCACTCCCGTTTGTTAGAAAGAGCTACCCACCTTAATAAAGAACTAAAAGGAGGTTCACTTACAGCACTGCCAATTATTGAAACAGAAGCACAAAATATTTCAGCCTATATTCCTACAAATCTCATTTCAATTACAGACGGGCAAATATACCTATCTCCCAGACTTTTTGAATTAGGAATTTTACCTGCCATTGATGTCGGGAAATCTGTTTCACGCGTTGGAGGAAAAGCTCAGTTACCTGTATATTATTCCTTAACAGGAAACTTAAAACTGGCCTATGCTCAATTCGAAGAATTAGAAACCTTTTCTCGTTTCGGAACGAGACTGGACGAAAATACCAGAAAAATAATTGAGCATGGAAAACGGATACGGGTTTGTCTCAAACAAAACGAACTTCATCCAATGCCTGTATATGAACAAATAATGGTATTGCTTGCTCTGTCTGAAGGTTTTTTTGATTCTATACCTATTGACAACATGCAAGAAGCAGAAGAGACTTTGCTTAAAGACTGCAAAAAACTTCCTGCAGAAATTCTGAAAGTCATGCTTTTAGATAAAAATCTGAGCGACAAGGACCATGAAACAATTATGAAAATTGCACGCAGTGCTCTTGCTTCTTATCAGGAGAAGTCAGAATCAAATGAAACAGAACAGTAA
- a CDS encoding F0F1 ATP synthase subunit gamma produces the protein MDTLESLRRKIEGANDLKSVVRTMKAMAASNIGQYEMAVSSLNDYYRTIELGIIAYFRHEKIDTISEKKELIKEDEKQICAIVFGSDQGLVGQFNDSLAEFVVHSFNDLPGKKEIWAVGERVQLLFSDMGHNTTKLFRVPNSVHAITSLVQQILIKGEESYELDNRKEVYVFHNRSKTKTGYEPVCMRLLPLDEKWRHSLTELNWPSRKIPEIIGGIKPTLMVLIHAYLFTSLFKACAESLASENESRFAAMQRAEKTIDELIDDLNRMFHSLRQNSIDEELFDVESGFEALKEDELNQIVKNNLFSQKGKEVFN, from the coding sequence ATGGACACATTAGAGAGTTTACGAAGAAAAATAGAGGGAGCAAACGACCTCAAATCGGTTGTGCGGACAATGAAAGCAATGGCTGCTTCGAACATTGGACAATATGAGATGGCTGTAAGTTCTCTTAACGATTACTATCGTACAATTGAATTGGGTATCATTGCCTATTTCAGGCATGAAAAAATTGATACCATATCTGAAAAGAAAGAGCTGATAAAGGAAGACGAGAAACAAATTTGCGCCATAGTTTTTGGATCAGACCAAGGACTTGTAGGACAGTTTAATGATTCACTAGCTGAGTTTGTCGTGCATTCGTTCAACGATTTACCAGGAAAAAAGGAAATCTGGGCTGTAGGAGAGCGAGTTCAATTGCTATTTTCAGATATGGGTCATAACACGACAAAACTATTTAGGGTTCCCAACTCTGTACATGCAATTACTTCTCTTGTGCAACAAATCCTGATAAAAGGCGAAGAAAGTTATGAACTGGATAATAGAAAAGAGGTATATGTTTTTCATAATCGATCGAAAACAAAAACAGGTTATGAACCTGTTTGCATGCGGTTATTGCCCTTGGATGAAAAATGGAGACATTCGCTTACAGAACTTAATTGGCCATCGAGAAAAATACCAGAGATTATAGGTGGAATTAAGCCAACTTTAATGGTCCTGATTCATGCGTATCTGTTCACTTCTTTGTTTAAAGCATGTGCCGAATCGTTGGCCAGCGAAAACGAAAGCCGCTTTGCCGCTATGCAACGCGCCGAAAAGACTATTGATGAACTGATAGACGATCTTAATCGGATGTTTCATAGTTTGCGTCAAAATTCAATTGATGAGGAACTGTTTGATGTAGAATCTGGTTTCGAAGCACTAAAAGAGGATGAACTAAATCAAATAGTAAAAAATAACCTCTTTTCCCAAAAGGGAAAAGAGGTTTTCAATTAA
- a CDS encoding F0F1 ATP synthase subunit A, with protein MKLSPDETIFWQHGFFTINLTIVTTWAIILLLVVTSVLITRKLKTSIRISRWQCVLEMIVTEINNQIKAIGLNNPAHYIGFIGSLFLFIITANLLIILPWYAPPTGSLSTTVALAFAVFLAVPFFGIQKSGILGYLKSYIKPTPLMLPFNLISEVTRTIALAVRLFGNIMSGEMIVVILLSITPFIFPIVMKALGLLTGMVQAYIFSILATVYIAAGVQEAKKTKKISNKQLNSGG; from the coding sequence ATGAAACTTAGCCCCGATGAAACTATCTTCTGGCAACATGGTTTTTTTACTATTAACCTGACCATTGTTACCACTTGGGCGATAATACTGCTCTTAGTGGTTACATCGGTATTGATAACACGGAAACTGAAAACAAGCATTCGGATTTCGAGGTGGCAATGTGTTCTTGAAATGATTGTAACCGAAATAAATAACCAGATTAAAGCAATCGGGCTAAATAATCCTGCACATTATATCGGTTTTATTGGTTCACTGTTTTTATTTATCATAACAGCCAATTTGCTTATTATTTTACCTTGGTATGCACCTCCTACAGGATCGCTTTCCACAACCGTTGCTCTTGCATTTGCTGTATTCCTGGCCGTACCTTTTTTTGGCATCCAAAAGAGTGGCATACTTGGTTATTTAAAATCATACATCAAACCAACTCCGTTAATGCTGCCATTTAACCTCATTAGCGAAGTTACACGTACAATTGCTTTAGCTGTACGTTTATTCGGGAATATTATGAGCGGGGAAATGATTGTTGTTATCCTGTTAAGCATAACTCCCTTTATATTCCCAATTGTAATGAAAGCCCTTGGTTTACTTACAGGCATGGTACAAGCTTATATCTTCAGCATACTTGCAACCGTTTACATTGCAGCAGGTGTTCAGGAAGCAAAAAAAACGAAAAAAATAAGTAATAAACAACTAAACTCAGGAGGATAA
- a CDS encoding ATP synthase subunit I encodes MNEILHIILTLVAGIALGLFFFGGLWYTVKKVVNTKTPSIWFFLSYFLRISVILTGFYFVSSGKWQMLFICLLGFITGRIIVIRITKAIDLKQQNKEVNHET; translated from the coding sequence ATGAATGAAATTTTACATATTATATTGACTTTAGTCGCAGGTATTGCCTTGGGATTATTCTTTTTTGGAGGTCTTTGGTATACTGTGAAAAAGGTTGTCAACACAAAAACACCTTCAATCTGGTTCTTTTTAAGTTACTTTTTACGAATAAGCGTAATCTTGACAGGATTCTACTTTGTATCGTCAGGTAAGTGGCAAATGCTTTTTATTTGTCTGCTTGGATTTATAACAGGACGCATAATTGTTATTCGCATTACAAAAGCAATTGACCTAAAACAACAAAACAAAGAAGTAAACCATGAAACTTAG